From one Patescibacteria group bacterium genomic stretch:
- the ruvC gene encoding crossover junction endodeoxyribonuclease RuvC, translating into MIILGIDPGTAITGFGIIEKSKIKSQKLKVIDYGCIKTTTNLSTAERLDKMYKELKTLIKKYKPEIVAVEDIFFFKNLKTAIKVSQARGVILLAIAQSKIRVAEYTPLQIKQAVACYGRAEKSQVQKMVKVLLDLKEIPKPDDAADALAVAICCAHST; encoded by the coding sequence ATGATTATATTAGGAATTGATCCAGGAACTGCTATTACTGGCTTTGGAATTATAGAAAAGTCAAAAATTAAAAGTCAAAAATTAAAAGTTATTGACTATGGTTGTATTAAAACGACTACTAATTTGTCTACAGCCGAAAGATTGGATAAAATGTACAAGGAATTAAAAACACTGATAAAGAAATATAAGCCGGAAATCGTGGCAGTAGAAGACATCTTCTTCTTTAAAAATTTAAAAACCGCTATCAAAGTAAGCCAGGCAAGAGGCGTAATCTTGTTAGCTATTGCCCAGTCAAAAATCCGCGTTGCCGAATATACACCGCTCCAGATCAAACAGGCAGTTGCCTGTTATGGCAGGGCGGAAAAATCGCAAGTCCAAAAAATGGTGAAAGTCTTATTGGATTTAAAAGAAATCCCAAAGCCCGATGATGCTGCTGATGCTTTGGCTGTGGCCATCTGCTGCGCACATAGCACTTGA